In Aspergillus chevalieri M1 DNA, chromosome 7, nearly complete sequence, the sequence CTTTTCGGGGCTTCAATTCCCATGTGCCAAAGCCTATTAGGGTGCTTAGCTCTTTGTGGATAGCTTCTTTCCACTTTGAGCCATATATCGGATCGTTAACGGCTTCATTGTATGATTTCGGTATGCGGATTCCAGCTTTCTCACGTGCAGCACGTGCTCCTTCTGTAGCCTCATATTCTCGATCTCCAATCAGTAGCTCAGTAGCTACTGCAAGTCTCGCCAAATGTGCTCGCAAgcgctgagctggacgatcactattcccagtgtcctccccttcagctttgcgctTGCGACCATAAATCTTCTCAGTTTGGCGACTCTCCATCAATGTACTTGATGGCTGGCGTGTACGACCTGAATGTCGTCTCTCTACCTGATGCTCATCAATTGCACCAGTGTCACTCTGTGGGagattttcttgtcttttctccccttcaaGTAAAACTTTCTTCTGATGTCCTTCTCCCAGCGGGGCATCAACCTCACGTTGTTCTTCCCACTGAGTATCAGCTTCATTACCCGCATTATCTACCTTGCTTGCAGATTTCAGCGGTGATCCatccacctccggtgtgGATTCATTGGTCTCCCTTGACTGACCATTTGCGACACCTTGCTGATCACTTGCCTCCTTTCCACCCAATGGTGCAGCATCTCTCTGCTGACTTTCCACATCAATAGCCATTGGTGTTGGCCTTGGCGCATCATTCACATTGGTTGCTGGTTCCATCATTGGTGCCTCAAATGCACTAGAATCCTTATCCATTGTCAAATATCCAGGTTCCCGTTCCCGGAATTTTGGATTGGTGACCAATCGAATTTCATCAGCGCCCTTTGGCAATACAGCATATTGTTTGTCGCTCTTCCCATACAGAAGGAAAGTTCCTTCCATCACCCTGCTCTCAAGCTTATCATTCGATCTCTGGTGATAGAGTACCCGGCATCCCCAAATTCGCAGATGGGTTAGGTCTGGCTCATAcccatgccatagctcatatggcgtCTTACCACCACTACCCTTAGCTCCTGTTGTCCGATTCCGCAGGTAATTAGCTGTAACTACCGCGTACTTCCAGTACCTCTTGCTGATTCCAGAATTGAACAGCAATGCCCTGGTGACTTCAAGGATAAACCGATTGAATCGCTCCGCAACTCCATTTTGCGGAGGGGTATAAGGCTCAGTGAACTCCAATTGGATGCCCTTCAACTGGGCCCATGGTTCCAGGGCTAGGAACTCCTTTGCATTGTCAGTCCTTATGACCAATAACATTTTGCCAGTCTCTCGCTCAGCCTGGCGCAGCCATAGCTCCAGTGTATTCTGTACTGAGCTAGACGTCCGGTCCTTCTTGATAAAGACCCATGAATACCTCGTGCAATCGTCAATCAGCGACAGGTAgtatctctcttctcctaCGCCTCCAACATATGGACCCCAATAATCCATATACACTCGTTGGAGCGGTCTCCTTGCTCTAGGGACTGGGAGATGACTCTGACTCTTCACCTGCTTCGCCTTGACACATATCTCGCAATCATCATCCAGCAGTTTATCTCGTTTGCGCACTTTCAattcatccatatccatggtTTCAACACACCAATTAAAGCGCTTCCTTCCAGGATGTCCCAATCGTTGATGGATGATCTCACGGCGTTGTTCAGTTTCATCATCAGCCCTAACAGCTCGCCTGCTAAGCAGCTGCAATATTGTCCTCTCATCAGGCTTTGCATTTAATTCCACACACTTCCTTGCTTGCTCTGGCTTCACATACAGAGCATTCGTGTATGATACCGTATCTAGGTAGGTCGATTTTCCAATTCGCCGTCCTCTAGCAACTatcttcccatccttcagTAGTGTGTATCCTCGAATTGAACCCCTTGATTCAAATCCAGCAACATGGAGAGCTTCCAAAGATAGAAGATTCTCTGTCAACCCAGGTACATATATGACATTGCTTAATCGGACAGTTGCAGAGCCATTTGGCAGGTTAAATTTGACTGTTCCCCTGCCCAAAATTGGCATTTGAACTCCACTTGCAATAGTCAGTGTTCCTCGGCTTTTCATGTCCAATTTCTCAAAAATGTCCCTATTGCCTGTTGACATGCTTGTTGCTCCACTGTCAAAACACCATACTGATGGACAGCTGCCATTTGCCTGGCTTCCCTTTTCACTCGTGAAACGACCCAGTTCTGACCTCTCAGCTGCATATGAACTGAACTCGCACAATTCCTCTTGGGAAGAATCATCGTCTTGCTCTCCAGCAAGTCGACCCTTCTGCTTTGATGATTTGCCTTGTCGACCTTCTCGCCGACTTTCTTGTCGACCTCCTCGCCGATGTTCTTGCCGACCTTCTCGTCGACCTTTGGGCTTTTGTTGATCCCATTCTATATCACTTTCACTGTCCTCATGCTTGCTCTGACATTCCCTCGCGAAATGTCCGGCCCGGCCGCACACATAGCATTTGGacccctttttcttcttgttgccaTGATTGGAGACCCGTGATCCCTTCTCAGTTGACCCACTCTTCATGTGCATCATATCATCAATTCGATTGAGGATATAATCTTCATCTAGTGTCACATTCGAGCTCATCACAGTATCTCTCAAAGTCGCATATTTATCTCCCAAGCCACGGAGATACCAAAGCACGACCAGCTCCTCAATGGTGATCTTATTACCACCGTTCATGTCAACAAATTCCTTTCCCAGTTGTTTTATTTCTCGGTATGCTTCCTTCTCGTTCATCCTTGTGGAATCCCATGtccaattggccatcttcatcaatttcatggcctttttggcattggatgacttCAAGAAGATCTCCTTAAGGCGATCCCATTTCAATCCAGCATTGTCTAGGTCCTTGATATCGAGTATGGTCACTGGTTGAAGGCCTTGCTCAATAATCATGTCTGCCTTCAGGTTGATTTTGAAccactcaacatcctccctcAGAATAGTGCTGAATTCCTTCCTTCCTACCTCATGGTAGTACTCAATCGCCTCCCAAGAGAACTGGGCTTTCAACTGGTTCTCCATCACATGAAACCAGTACCTTGCGTTTTCCTCGCACAGCTTGTCGATTGTAAAAGGATATATCTTGATCCCTTTCTCCTGTGTTGGTTTCTTCCGGATTGGTACAGACTTCctaacatcctcatcgttCACTTGCGACGGCGTCAATGTCGGGTTCTCAGGTCTTCCAGCCATGATAGCGTTCTCACGACTCAATGGGCTTCGCCGAGCAGATTATTTGGCCGTTAATCATGTGGGAAGGTCTCGAGGGTGAGGCTCGCAATCGTCGATTGATCGGTCGGTCTATATATGCGGTAAAGCGATATACAGAACCCCCAGGATGCCGCACGCTGGTTAGGCGttgatatatccaaatatcttgggcaggcccgggctcataaccaatgaagcgggtagctcaggttcggggaatcgggagccgataatccgactgcacgaggctatatggcgtacagaagatggagagtatattatacgccgaagggaataatattgaagtctatggtaaccacacgtagaacaagtgcttgagtgcttgactatctaaatacgtgtaaatatcgacctatataaagatcccctggcctcggtaatcgggccaactatttgtccgatagatcctcatcacctTGTTGGGCTATACGGAACAAACTGAGGCATATGCGTGCGTTggcttctccttttccttttcttctcatGCGCCTTGCTAAATACACATCTGTGCATAATGACGAGTCACAGTCCCTCGTATCCGTGTGATTCACTTACTCAATTACCATCTTGAGCCTCTTCTGACTGTCCAACACGCTTGAAGATTGGCTGAACAATTGCCCAGAGAGAGAGTCATGGGAAGCTTGGCTTCAAGAATTGGCATCATCTCCGCAGAACCAACAATCGCTCTATTAAGATCTTCATGGATTTCTTAGCGCCCCGGGCAAACGCTAAGCCCCAAAGGCTGTGAACTCGTATTTAACCACATTAGACGAACAGGGCAAACCCAGCCTCTCAAACGTCAAAATAAGCAGGTTTGCTGTCCAGGGTCAACGGTATATAAATTCCTTGAGTTGAACCTCTTTCATCTGGGTCTTTTCTGAAAACCTCGTGCAAAGTCTACTGCAAAATACAAAATGTCCGAAGACATCATGCAAGGCCCTAGCCTCTACCACGTTTATTCCACGGTGTTTCCAAGGGACTACAACGTCACTGCTGCCGACAAAAGACATCTATATCATGTGGATAACTCCATATGGACGCCAAAGAAGCCGAGTCTCACCCTCCACGCCGGCACGGACAACAAAGCCCCGATTCACGCCGTTTGCAAATACGCGCATTTCTCGAGACATGCCAAGTTCGGTCTGGGGGATCCTAATCAGCCCAATCAGGTCACTTGGGAAGACCTCACCTGTCAATCTTGGACCCGCGTCAAATACCGCTGGCGAATGCCGTTGAGAAACCACCCTGCATCCAAACATCATGCATTCGTGTGGAAGCGGACCTCGAATGTCGGCGTAACCAACTCGTCGCCTTCAATCTGGGCCTACGACAATTACAAGTTGGTCGATGAGAAGTCGGAACAGGTCATAGCGGTGTTCACCAGCAGCTCTCACAAAAGTGTCGATAAAAACGGCAAGCTGGAGATCTACGTGGACTATGGTCAGGAATTCGATGTACTGGTTCTTATCACTGTTATAGCTTTGATCGAGAAACACCGACGAGCGAAGCACAATGCGTCCGCtagtggcggtggtggtggtggcggcgGCTGCTAAAGGTGCCGAAGCCAAAGCCATACATTTGGGGATGGTCATTATGGTCCTTTTGTCCTTATGTTTCTGTTCATGTTTTcgaaattttttttttgagatACCATTTGCTTTAACGGAGTTGGATTGTGGTTGGTGATAAGCGATCACTCATGTTCTGgaaatattattattattattatttaatcaagtttattgtccataccgagccctagagctatgatagaccatgattcatggactcgaggccagcagctattctacagtctcttgtccctataagtTGCCGGGACAACACTCCCTTTTataatctttccgatccttttcctcgccccagaccgcctgtatgcgcagggcttttgagcacagtgctctccttgtgttttggagcaagatgggtgtggcctaggctgactctcagccttgggctaccctccctgctaccccctctcctgttctaactgcttcttccagtgcttccagtccccattcgtcatctcttcgggccctttctgccgtctgctgtaggtgcgcccggggtagagctatgctggcgctggctaggagttgtagcaatgcccttgtagctttgggctctcctaggagtcgtccttgtgggtattcttctgccgtagtggg encodes:
- a CDS encoding uncharacterized protein (COG:S;~EggNog:ENOG410PSWN): MSEDIMQGPSLYHVYSTVFPRDYNVTAADKRHLYHVDNSIWTPKKPSLTLHAGTDNKAPIHAVCKYAHFSRHAKFGLGDPNQPNQVTWEDLTCQSWTRVKYRWRMPLRNHPASKHHAFVWKRTSNVGVTNSSPSIWAYDNYKLVDEKSEQVIAVFTSSSHKSVDKNGKLEIYVDYGQEFDVLVLITVIALIEKHRRAKHNASASGGGGGGGGC
- a CDS encoding uncharacterized protein (COG:S;~EggNog:ENOG410QDZF;~InterPro:IPR012337,IPR036397,IPR001878,IPR001584, IPR018247,IPR036875;~PFAM:PF00665,PF00098;~go_function: GO:0003676 - nucleic acid binding [Evidence IEA];~go_function: GO:0008270 - zinc ion binding [Evidence IEA];~go_process: GO:0015074 - DNA integration [Evidence IEA]): MAGRPENPTLTPSQVNDEDVRKSVPIRKKPTQEKGIKIYPFTIDKLCEENARYWFHVMENQLKAQFSWEAIEYYHEVGRKEFSTILREDVEWFKINLKADMIIEQGLQPVTILDIKDLDNAGLKWDRLKEIFLKSSNAKKAMKLMKMANWTWDSTRMNEKEAYREIKQLGKEFVDMNGGNKITIEELVVLWYLRGLGDKYATLRDTVMSSNVTLDEDYILNRIDDMMHMKSGSTEKGSRVSNHGNKKKKGSKCYVCGRAGHFARECQSKHEDSESDIEWDQQKPKGRREGRQEHRRGGRQESRREGRQGKSSKQKGRLAGEQDDDSSQEELCEFSSYAAERSELGRFTSEKGSQANGSCPSVWCFDSGATSMSTGNRDIFEKLDMKSRGTLTIASGVQMPILGRGTVKFNLPNGSATVRLSNVIYVPGLTENLLSLEALHVAGFESRGSIRGYTLLKDGKIVARGRRIGKSTYLDTVSYTNALYVKPEQARKCVELNAKPDERTILQLLSRRAVRADDETEQRREIIHQRLGHPGRKRFNWCVETMDMDELKVRKRDKLLDDDCEICVKAKQVKSQSHLPVPRARRPLQRVYMDYWGPYVGGVGEERYYLSLIDDCTRYSWVFIKKDRTSSSVQNTLELWLRQAERETGKMLLVIRTDNAKEFLALEPWAQLKGIQLEFTEPYTPPQNGVAERFNRFILEVTRALLFNSGISKRYWKYAVVTANYLRNRTTGAKGSGGKTPYELWHGYEPDLTHLRIWGCRVLYHQRSNDKLESRVMEGTFLLYGKSDKQYAVLPKGADEIRLVTNPKFREREPGYLTMDKDSSAFEAPMMEPATNVNDAPRPTPMAIDVESQQRDAAPLGGKEASDQQGVANGQSRETNESTPEVDGSPLKSASKVDNAGNEADTQWEEQREVDAPLGEGHQKKVLLEGEKRQENLPQSDTGAIDEHQVERRHSGRTRQPSSTLMESRQTEKIYGRKRKAEGEDTGNSDRPAQRLRAHLARLAVATELLIGDREYEATEGARAAREKAGIRIPKSYNEAVNDPIYGSKWKEAIHKELSTLIGFGTWELKPRKEAEGTISSTRWVFDVKLGLDGRN